The Mycobacteriales bacterium nucleotide sequence ACCGGCCGCGAGCGCCTCCGGCGCGGCGAGGATCCGGCCGGTCATCACCAGGTCACGGGTGAGCGGGAGCCCGATCTCGCGAACCAGCCGTGGCAGGCCGGCCCACGTCAGCGGAATGTTCAGCGCCACCTCGGGGATGCGCACTTTCAGGTCCTCGGCGCCGATCCGCAGGTCGCACGCCGCCGCGACGAGCGCCGCGCCGCCGATGCAGTGGCTCTGGATGCTGGCCACCGTCACCTGCGGGACCTGTTCGAGCAGGTCGAGGATGCGCTGCCACTTGCCGCTGACCAGTCGGTCGTGGGCCCAGTCACCCGACTCGCGCTCGTCGAAAGAAGCGGCGAGGTCGACCCCGGCGGAGAACGCCCGACCACTCCCGCTCAGCACGAGGACACGGACCGTCGCGTCGTCGACCAGCGCGTTGAGCTCCGACCACAGCGCGTCCCGCAGCGGCGGGTTCAACGCGTTGAGCTTGGCCGGCCGGTTGAACCGCAGGTGGCGTACGCCGGGGCGGTCGACGCGCTCGAGGACAGCGGCTGAGCTCACCAGCGAAACCTACTGCGGGCTGCAGCGATGCGCCTCGAGCGTCAAAGCGAGGTCGAGAGCGAGCTGCCGGGCCGGGACGAATGTCGTCACGAGAGGGTTTGGCGGTCCTGACGGGATTTGAACCCGCGACCTCCGCCTTGACAGGGCGGCGAGCACTCCAGCTGCTCCACAGGACCTCGACTTGCGGTACCCCCAACGGGATTCGAACCCGTGTTACCGGCGTGAAAGGCCAGCGTCCTAGG carries:
- a CDS encoding enoyl-CoA hydratase/isomerase family protein — encoded protein: MSSAAVLERVDRPGVRHLRFNRPAKLNALNPPLRDALWSELNALVDDATVRVLVLSGSGRAFSAGVDLAASFDERESGDWAHDRLVSGKWQRILDLLEQVPQVTVASIQSHCIGGAALVAAACDLRIGAEDLKVRIPEVALNIPLTWAGLPRLVREIGLPLTRDLVMTGRILAAPEALAAGFVQRLCPLEELAARTDQLVAELLAMPAAPLAMTRSALSAISRDRLASTSWADPDLLRWAVNEGSGTTKRSAASEGVS